Proteins found in one Planctomycetes bacterium MalM25 genomic segment:
- the zraR_9 gene encoding Transcriptional regulatory protein ZraR: MGRGGACQVALPDPICSRVHARIVANEGRWLIEDNESRNGTYVNGQKVQEAALGDGHQIRIGSTEMEFHESEEPPTAEDKTYDGLAPASHQTIVHEAPVIEGGIDEASLDGLPNTEQVKELMLLYQLCIKLIGSSDPDFLVQTALDLLKARTGASIVGFLSPSDDGELRAKLASPSEAADRLELSPSLTELVTRAGNAVWVANQEAPSVGPSGAIQLGTFADAICAPLLQPGVAKSSEAKPLGALNAYLEDGRFRQSDFDFLISVANLLALSLSRAVELNTLRTSFDRLVAAAPGYDGLIGESEPMLALKEKISRVATARGSVLIRGESGAGKELVARAIHRASSRVDRPMVSVNCAAIPADLMESQLFGHKSGSFTGADRDHIGFFQQADMGTLFLDEVGEMTPAGQAKLLRVLEGHPFLPVGATEPVSVDVRVLAATNQDLQDYVRDGKFREDLYYRLSVFELRLPPLRERGDDIALLVDFFLDHFKSEHGRPGLRLGEAARDRLMAYHWPGNVRQLRNVIDSAVVMAVGSEVQPDDLALRDAGASAPPPMETLRIDDWEKKLIIEALARTKGAVPEAAKLLGIGRATLYRKVEQYGIER; the protein is encoded by the coding sequence ATGGGGCGGGGCGGGGCGTGCCAGGTCGCCTTGCCCGACCCGATCTGCTCGCGGGTCCACGCCCGCATCGTCGCCAATGAAGGTCGCTGGCTCATCGAGGATAACGAGAGCCGCAACGGGACTTACGTGAATGGACAGAAGGTCCAGGAGGCCGCACTCGGCGACGGGCACCAGATCCGCATCGGCTCGACTGAGATGGAGTTCCACGAGTCGGAGGAACCCCCGACCGCCGAAGACAAGACCTACGACGGACTCGCGCCCGCGTCGCACCAGACGATCGTTCACGAGGCCCCGGTCATCGAGGGGGGGATCGACGAAGCCTCTCTCGACGGCCTGCCCAACACCGAGCAGGTGAAGGAGCTGATGCTCCTCTACCAGCTGTGCATCAAACTGATCGGGTCGAGTGACCCCGACTTCCTGGTTCAGACGGCGCTCGATTTGCTCAAGGCACGCACCGGGGCGTCGATCGTCGGGTTCCTCTCGCCCAGCGACGATGGTGAGCTGCGCGCCAAGCTCGCCTCGCCGTCGGAGGCCGCGGATCGCTTGGAGCTGAGCCCCTCGTTGACCGAGTTGGTGACGCGGGCGGGCAACGCGGTGTGGGTCGCGAACCAAGAGGCGCCGAGCGTCGGGCCTTCCGGCGCGATCCAGCTCGGCACGTTTGCCGATGCGATCTGTGCGCCGCTGCTGCAGCCGGGTGTCGCCAAGTCGAGCGAGGCCAAGCCCCTCGGCGCGCTGAACGCGTACCTCGAAGACGGACGCTTCCGCCAGTCTGACTTTGACTTCTTGATCTCGGTCGCCAACCTGCTCGCGCTGTCGCTGTCTCGCGCTGTGGAACTGAACACCCTGCGCACGAGCTTCGACCGACTGGTCGCCGCGGCGCCGGGGTACGACGGTTTGATCGGCGAGAGCGAGCCGATGCTGGCGCTCAAGGAGAAGATCTCCCGCGTGGCCACAGCGAGGGGCTCGGTGCTCATCCGCGGCGAGAGCGGTGCGGGCAAGGAGCTGGTCGCTCGGGCGATCCACCGGGCGAGCTCCCGGGTCGATCGGCCGATGGTCTCGGTGAACTGCGCGGCGATCCCCGCCGACCTGATGGAGAGTCAGCTCTTCGGACACAAGTCGGGTTCCTTCACGGGCGCCGATCGCGACCACATCGGCTTCTTCCAGCAGGCCGATATGGGGACGCTGTTCCTCGATGAGGTGGGCGAAATGACGCCCGCGGGGCAGGCCAAGCTGCTCCGCGTGCTGGAGGGGCATCCGTTCTTGCCGGTGGGAGCTACCGAGCCGGTCTCGGTCGATGTGCGGGTCCTGGCGGCGACGAATCAGGACCTGCAAGACTACGTGCGTGACGGCAAATTCCGCGAGGATCTGTACTACCGGTTGAGCGTCTTCGAGCTCAGGCTCCCCCCGCTGCGGGAACGGGGAGACGACATCGCCCTGCTGGTCGATTTCTTCCTCGATCACTTCAAGAGCGAGCACGGCCGACCCGGACTGAGGCTCGGCGAGGCGGCTCGCGACCGGCTGATGGCCTACCACTGGCCCGGCAACGTCCGCCAGCTTCGCAACGTCATCGACAGCGCCGTTGTCATGGCCGTCGGCTCCGAGGTGCAGCCGGATGACCTCGCGTTGCGTGATGCGGGCGCATCCGCACCGCCTCCGATGGAGACCCTCCGCATCGACGATTGGGAGAAGAAGCTCATCATCGAGGCCCTCGCACGCACGAAGGGCGCCGTCCCCGAGGCGGCCAAGCTGCTGGGCATCGGGCGGGCGACTCTCTACCGCAAGGTTGAGCAGTACGGGATCGAGCGCTAG
- a CDS encoding Recombinase — MRREGRSLVETDSTRARVVRRAFELYAFHGHTIDSLIDELEFEGLAYTDKTPRFTRSKQHTMLQDRAYRGEVAYRGQWYQGVHEPLIDQTTFDRVQQQLGGQVYRAHELTYAGNLIECGHCGRPVTGESITRQRKSGTRTFRYYRCAGYTAAGHPRTRLTESDLDQQVLGLYDQLRIEDEKVRHWFARVLRERTQGEQQESSRRAESGSRR; from the coding sequence GTGCGACGCGAGGGGCGTAGCCTCGTCGAGACCGATAGCACCCGAGCACGAGTTGTCCGCAGGGCGTTTGAGCTGTACGCATTCCACGGCCACACGATCGACTCGCTGATCGACGAGCTGGAGTTCGAGGGCTTGGCCTACACCGACAAGACACCGCGGTTCACCCGCAGCAAACAGCATACGATGCTGCAGGATCGTGCCTACCGGGGCGAAGTCGCGTATCGCGGGCAGTGGTACCAGGGCGTGCACGAGCCGCTGATCGATCAGACCACGTTCGATCGGGTTCAGCAGCAGCTGGGCGGTCAAGTCTACCGTGCCCACGAGCTAACCTACGCCGGCAACCTGATCGAGTGCGGGCACTGCGGCCGGCCCGTCACCGGCGAATCGATCACCCGACAGCGCAAGTCGGGGACTAGGACCTTTCGTTACTACCGCTGCGCCGGCTACACAGCGGCCGGCCACCCTAGGACGCGTCTCACCGAGTCCGATCTCGACCAGCAGGTGCTCGGGCTCTACGACCAGCTGCGGATCGAGGATGAGAAGGTCCGCCACTGGTTCGCTCGCGTGCTGCGGGAGCGGACGCAGGGAGAGCAGCAGGAGAGCAGCAGGAGAGCCGAGAGCGGGTCACGGAGATGA
- a CDS encoding hypothetical protein (Resolvase, N terminal domain): MEKRFLALARVSSREQEREGFSLEVQEEALQRYAAEQEGSITKLFRSAETATKPDERRTFRELLEYAKANAADLSAVLFFKVDRAARNLFDYVELERLEADHNLKVVYVTQPTENTPAGRMMRRTLANMASFCTEQQSLDVKDGLNRRVGALRRQGSVWLSQRATRGA; this comes from the coding sequence ATGGAGAAGCGATTCCTGGCGTTGGCGAGGGTCTCTAGCCGCGAGCAAGAGCGAGAGGGTTTCTCGCTCGAAGTGCAGGAAGAGGCCCTCCAGCGGTACGCGGCCGAGCAGGAGGGCTCGATCACCAAGCTGTTCCGGAGCGCGGAGACGGCGACCAAGCCGGACGAACGCCGCACGTTCCGCGAGCTGCTCGAATACGCCAAGGCGAATGCCGCCGATCTCTCGGCAGTTCTCTTTTTCAAGGTCGATCGCGCCGCACGCAACCTGTTCGATTACGTCGAACTCGAACGGCTTGAAGCCGACCACAATCTCAAGGTCGTTTACGTCACCCAGCCGACGGAGAACACACCTGCCGGCCGGATGATGCGACGGACGCTGGCCAACATGGCCTCGTTCTGCACCGAGCAGCAGTCGCTCGATGTGAAGGACGGGCTCAACCGTCGCGTCGGGGCTCTTCGTCGGCAAGGCTCCGTATGGCTATCGCAACGTGCGACGCGAGGGGCGTAG
- a CDS encoding Transposase DDE domain protein: MVLTDGEGIPLATDVESASLAEVNLIESLIDSAATDHVPPRLIYDKAADSDPLRERLAERGVELICPHRKNRVRKPTQDGRKLRR; encoded by the coding sequence ATGGTTCTCACCGACGGCGAGGGGATTCCACTCGCCACGGACGTCGAGTCGGCCAGCCTGGCCGAGGTGAACCTCATCGAGTCGCTGATCGATTCGGCAGCAACCGATCACGTCCCGCCTCGACTGATCTACGATAAAGCGGCCGACAGCGATCCGCTCCGCGAGCGACTCGCCGAGCGTGGCGTCGAGTTGATCTGTCCGCACCGCAAGAACCGCGTCCGCAAGCCGACGCAGGACGGGCGGAAGCTCCGCCGGTAA
- the pkn1_2 gene encoding Serine/threonine-protein kinase pkn1 has product MTARTALLLATLTLPGVAWAELGVSRVKPSEGRYVEVAGVYLVPHEVTIPGAEVTFRMEPIPGGQVMVTDPETGEVSEVILAPYWIGRTEVTWAEYWQYMNLCAVFERFDDAGVRQVTSKNRVDAITAPSKLYDTTFTYDSGEEPDLPAVSMTQYAAKQYTKWLSLLTGEFYRLPSEVEWEWAARAGESPTPTEANTWHEDNADYLTHPVGEKEPNAWGLCDTLGNVSEWVLDAHGAGPLADPDGPGGEPPVRWPTKLFPRVLKGGSAYLPIDESGVAVRRPSDDETWREYDPNVPKSPWWFAHDDAQDIGFRLVRPYAAPSRDRRNAYWDADVARIQKVADFRIDEEGRGERGLVDPDLPTAIQQHGR; this is encoded by the coding sequence ATGACCGCTCGCACCGCACTGCTCCTCGCGACGCTCACCCTGCCGGGCGTGGCTTGGGCTGAGCTTGGCGTCTCTCGCGTGAAGCCCTCCGAGGGCCGCTACGTCGAGGTGGCGGGCGTCTACCTCGTGCCGCACGAGGTGACAATCCCCGGCGCCGAGGTGACGTTCCGCATGGAGCCGATCCCCGGTGGCCAGGTCATGGTTACGGATCCCGAGACGGGCGAGGTGTCCGAAGTGATCCTTGCGCCGTACTGGATCGGCCGCACCGAGGTGACGTGGGCCGAATATTGGCAGTACATGAACCTCTGCGCGGTCTTCGAACGCTTCGATGACGCGGGCGTGCGACAGGTGACCAGCAAGAACCGCGTTGATGCGATCACGGCGCCATCAAAGTTGTATGACACCACCTTCACGTACGACTCGGGCGAGGAGCCCGACCTACCGGCGGTGTCGATGACCCAGTACGCCGCGAAGCAGTACACGAAATGGCTGAGCCTTCTGACCGGTGAGTTCTATCGGCTGCCGAGCGAAGTCGAATGGGAGTGGGCCGCCCGTGCCGGCGAGTCGCCGACACCGACCGAGGCAAACACTTGGCATGAAGACAACGCGGATTATCTGACGCACCCAGTTGGCGAGAAGGAACCGAACGCCTGGGGCCTCTGCGACACCCTCGGCAACGTTTCGGAGTGGGTGCTCGACGCCCATGGTGCGGGGCCGCTGGCCGATCCCGACGGGCCGGGCGGTGAGCCGCCCGTCCGCTGGCCGACGAAGCTCTTCCCCCGCGTGCTGAAGGGGGGCTCCGCCTACTTACCGATCGACGAATCGGGTGTCGCGGTGCGGCGTCCTTCGGACGACGAGACCTGGCGCGAGTACGACCCGAACGTCCCCAAGAGCCCGTGGTGGTTCGCCCACGACGACGCCCAGGACATTGGCTTCCGTCTGGTCCGCCCTTATGCGGCCCCCTCCCGAGACCGGCGGAACGCCTACTGGGACGCCGACGTGGCCCGCATTCAGAAGGTGGCCGACTTCCGGATCGACGAAGAGGGCCGGGGCGAGCGGGGCCTTGTCGACCCCGATCTGCCCACGGCGATCCAACAACACGGCCGTTGA
- a CDS encoding Glycosyl hydrolase family 109 protein 1 precursor: protein MAEQTQNSTRRGFLQQSAAVGSTVAVLSASPLAYGAHTGVDETLRVGLVGCGGRGRGAAIDALSADKNTKLVAVGDAFADRAASGLAAIEFDESVADRVTVDADHTFSGFDAFKKVIDADVDVILLATPPHFRPEHLAYAVEKGKHVFVEKPISVDMPGAESVASTCEIAAQKGLSIVSGLCWRYDLGVRETMRRIQEGAIGDLIAIESNYNSGTLWHRGDKPGWSRMEYQLRNWLYYTWLSGDIIAEQAIHSLDKTAWLMGDASPVKAMAMGGRQQRTDAKYGNVYDHFTVFYEYEAGPSVFFTCRQQDGCTTRVDETVHGTKGKAEILAHRVQPNNGSEWRYDGQKPSMYLNEHIEFFKSIRDGQPINNGHYMVNSTRIAHMGRMAAYGGKTLGWDEAVSSVERLGPEKYGWTDLPEPPVAVPGVEATA, encoded by the coding sequence ATGGCGGAACAGACGCAAAACTCGACCCGAAGAGGGTTCCTGCAACAGTCGGCGGCGGTGGGGTCCACCGTAGCGGTCCTTTCGGCGAGCCCGCTCGCGTACGGCGCCCACACGGGCGTCGACGAGACGCTCCGGGTCGGGCTCGTGGGGTGTGGCGGCCGGGGCCGCGGCGCCGCGATCGACGCCCTCTCCGCCGACAAGAACACCAAGCTGGTCGCCGTGGGGGACGCGTTCGCCGACCGCGCGGCGTCGGGCTTGGCGGCCATCGAGTTCGACGAATCAGTCGCCGATCGTGTCACGGTCGACGCCGATCATACGTTCAGCGGGTTCGACGCGTTCAAGAAGGTGATTGACGCCGATGTCGACGTGATCTTGCTCGCTACGCCGCCTCACTTTCGCCCGGAGCATCTGGCCTACGCGGTCGAGAAGGGCAAGCATGTCTTCGTTGAGAAACCGATCTCGGTCGACATGCCCGGCGCCGAGAGCGTCGCGTCGACGTGTGAGATCGCGGCTCAAAAAGGCCTTTCGATCGTCTCGGGGCTCTGCTGGCGTTATGACCTGGGCGTTCGCGAGACGATGCGGCGCATCCAAGAGGGCGCCATTGGCGACCTCATCGCCATCGAGTCGAATTACAACTCGGGCACCCTCTGGCACCGAGGCGACAAGCCCGGATGGAGCCGCATGGAGTACCAGCTCCGCAACTGGCTGTACTACACCTGGCTCTCGGGCGACATCATCGCGGAGCAAGCGATCCACTCACTCGACAAGACCGCCTGGCTCATGGGCGACGCCAGCCCTGTCAAAGCGATGGCGATGGGCGGACGGCAGCAACGGACCGACGCCAAATACGGCAACGTTTACGATCACTTTACGGTCTTCTACGAGTACGAAGCGGGCCCCAGCGTCTTCTTCACCTGCCGGCAGCAAGACGGCTGCACCACGCGTGTCGATGAGACCGTCCACGGCACGAAGGGCAAGGCGGAGATCCTGGCCCACAGGGTCCAGCCGAACAACGGTTCGGAGTGGCGCTACGACGGGCAGAAACCGAGCATGTACCTCAACGAGCACATTGAGTTCTTCAAATCGATCCGAGACGGCCAGCCGATCAACAACGGCCACTACATGGTCAACAGCACCCGGATCGCCCACATGGGCCGGATGGCCGCCTACGGCGGCAAGACGCTCGGCTGGGACGAGGCGGTCAGCAGCGTCGAACGGCTCGGTCCCGAAAAGTACGGCTGGACCGACTTGCCCGAGCCCCCAGTGGCCGTACCGGGCGTCGAGGCGACCGCATGA
- a CDS encoding fructoselysine 3-epimerase gives MKSLSISRRRFGAALAGGASLAAVEARSLAAERNTPSTDNLLMAVKWGMIEQEGSPADKFGLCKELGYDGMELVSPNNPPIQALRAASAATGMPVHGVVNDRHWQVRLSAPDQPTRDAGRAILEQAIHDAAAMGGHTVLLVPGVVNGEATHEQVWSRSIGEIRQALPLAASLGVRVLIENVWNGFCESPEQLRDYLDEIDSPWVGSYYDIGNSQKFSPSENWIRVLGSRIVKLDIKDWGVTAGFCKIGEGDVNWPAVRDALAAIGFSGWCTAEVEGGGRERLAEIHRRMTTALRA, from the coding sequence ATGAAATCACTCTCGATCTCACGCCGGCGTTTCGGGGCCGCGTTGGCCGGTGGGGCTTCGCTCGCAGCGGTTGAGGCACGAAGCCTGGCCGCCGAGAGGAACACGCCCTCCACCGACAACCTCCTGATGGCGGTGAAGTGGGGGATGATCGAGCAGGAGGGCTCGCCGGCGGACAAGTTCGGTCTCTGCAAGGAGCTCGGCTACGACGGCATGGAGCTGGTCAGCCCGAACAACCCGCCGATCCAGGCGTTGCGGGCGGCGAGCGCGGCGACCGGCATGCCGGTCCACGGCGTCGTCAACGACCGGCATTGGCAGGTCCGCCTGTCGGCGCCCGACCAACCGACCCGCGACGCGGGCCGCGCGATCCTCGAACAGGCGATCCACGACGCGGCGGCCATGGGGGGGCACACGGTGCTGCTGGTCCCGGGCGTTGTGAATGGCGAGGCGACGCACGAGCAGGTCTGGTCGCGATCGATCGGCGAGATACGCCAAGCACTGCCGCTCGCGGCCTCGCTAGGCGTCCGGGTGCTGATCGAGAACGTTTGGAACGGCTTCTGCGAAAGCCCCGAACAGCTGCGCGATTACCTCGACGAGATCGACAGCCCGTGGGTCGGATCGTATTACGACATCGGCAACTCCCAGAAGTTCTCGCCGAGCGAGAACTGGATCCGCGTGCTCGGCTCGCGGATCGTCAAGCTCGACATCAAGGACTGGGGCGTCACGGCCGGCTTCTGCAAGATCGGCGAGGGCGATGTGAACTGGCCGGCCGTCCGGGACGCGTTGGCCGCGATCGGCTTCAGCGGCTGGTGCACGGCGGAGGTCGAAGGTGGCGGGCGTGAACGGCTCGCTGAGATTCATCGCCGCATGACCACGGCCTTGCGAGCTTGA